The DNA window ctctcacacacacacacacactctctttctctccccatctctctctctcacacacacacacacacacacacactctctttctctccccatctctctctctcacacacacacacacactctctttctctccccatctctctctctcacacacacacacacacacacactcactctttctctccccatctctctctctcacacacacacacacactcactctctcactctttctctccccatctctctctctctcacacacacacacactcactcactctctctctccgcatctctctctctcacacacacacacactctctttctctccccatctctctctcttacacacacacacacactcactctttctctccccatctctctctctcacacacacacacactcactctctctctccccatctctctctctctcacacacacacacactcactctctcactctttctctccccatctctctctcttactcacacacacacactcactcactctctctccccatctctctcactcacacacacacactcactcactctctctccccatctctctctcacacacacacacactcactcactctctctctccgcatctctctctctctcactcacacacacacactcactcactctctctccccatctctctctctctcacacacacacacacactctctctctctccccatctctctctcactcacacacacacactcactcactctctctccccatctctctcacacacacacacacactctctttctctccccatctctctctctcacacacacacacactcactctctttctctccccatctctctctctcacacacacacacacactctctttctctccccatctctctctctctcacacacacacacacacactctctttctctccccatctctctctcacacacacacactctctttctctccccatctctctctctcacacacacacactcactcactctctctctccccatctctctctcactcacacacacacacacacactcactctttctctccccatctctctctctcacacacacactctctctctttctctccccatctctctctctctcacacacacacacacacactcactctctctccccatctctctctcacacacacacacttactctctgtttctcttcccatctctctctctctcacacacacacatacacacacacacacacacacacacacacacacactctcactctttctcttcccatctctctctctctcttacacacacacacacacacacactcactctttctctccccatctctctcacacacacccacccaggGCCGGTGTCTGGTGTACTGACCCTCGGCCTCGGTGCCCTATGCACCTGACCAGCCAGGACACACCGCTCAGGCACAGAGGGTACTGTCTGCTctggcatggggaggggagggcgtCCTGGAGCAGGGCTGCCTTCAGACCTGTGGCCATGCCCAGCAGGCCCTGAGGGCCAGACGAGGCCACTGGCTGGATGTAGGCTGGGACAGTGAGGAGGCCTGGCCTGGGCCTGCGCTGGTGTGTCCATATGgggctgcaggggaggggggcagagagaacCTGGTGTGTCTGGTGgggctgcggggggtgggggggaagagaacCTGGTGTGTCCATGTGGGGCTGCAGGGGGAGACCTGGTGTGTCCATGTGGGGCTGCAGGGGAAGACCTGGTGTGTCCATGTGGGGCTGCAGGGGGAGACCTGGTGTGTCCATGTGGGGCTGCAGGGGGAGACCTGGTGTGTCCATGTGGGGCTGCAGGGGGAGACCTGGTGTGTCCATATGGGGCTGCAGGGGGAGACCTGGTGTGTCTGGGTGGGGCTGCAGGGGGAGACCTGGTGTGTCCATGTGGGGCTGCAGGGGGAGACCTGGTGTGTCCATATGGGGCTGCAGGGGGAGACCTGGAGTGTCTGGGTGGGGCTGCAGGGGGAGACCTGGTGTGTCCATGTGGGGCTGCAGGGGGAGACCTGGTGTGTCTGGGTGAGGCTGCAGGGGGAGACCTGGTGTGTCCAAGTGTGGGGCTGCAGGGGGAGACCTGGTGTGTCCGGGTGGGGCTGCAGGGGGAGACCTGGTGTGTCCAGGTGAGGCTGCAGGGGGAGACCTGGTGTGTCCATGTGGGGCTGCAGGGGGAGACCTGGTGTGTCCATGTGGGGCTGCAGGGAGAGACCTGGTGTGTCCGTGTGGGGCTGCAGGGGGAGACCTGGTGTGTCCATGTGGGGCTGCAGGGGGAGACCTGGTGTGTCCGGGTGGGGCTGCAGGGGGAGACCTGGTGTGTCCGGGTGGGGCTGCAGGGGGAGACCTGGTGTGTCCGGGTGGAGCTGCAGGGGGAGACCTGGTGTGTCCATGTGGGGCTGCAGGGGGAGACCTGGTGTGTCCATGTGGGGCTGCAGGGGGAGACCTGGAGTGTCCAGGTGGGGCTGCAGGGGGAGACCTGGTGTGTCCGGGTGGGGCTGCAGGGGGAGACCTGGTGTGTCCAAGTGTGGGGCTGCAGGGGGAGACCTGGTGTGTCCGGGTGGAGCTGCAGGGGGAGACCTGGTGTGTCCATGTGGGGCTGCAGGGGGAGACCTGGTGTGTCCAAGTGTGGGGCTGCAGGGGGAGTCCTGGTGTGTCCGGATGTGGCTGCAGGGGGAGTCCTGGTGTGTCCGGATGTGGCTGCAGGGGGAGTCCTGGTGTGTCCGGATGTGGCTGCAGGGGGAGTCCTGGTGTGTCCGGGTGGGGCTGCAGGGGGAGACCTGGTATGTCCAGGTGTGGCTGCAGGGGCTGACCTGGTGTGTCCAGGTGTGGCTGCAGGGGGTGGTGGAGAGAACCTGGTGTGTCCGGGTGGGGCTGCAGGGGGAACCCTGCGCTTTGACTAGATCACCAGGAACACGACGCCCATGTACCGGACCCCTGAGATGGTGGACCTGTACTCCAACTTCCCCATCGGCGAGAAGCAGGACATCTGGGTAAGGTGGTAGCCCCTGCCCTCACTCCACACCACCTGCTCTGGTGGTCCGGCAGGGCTGATGGAGGGCAGGTCCTTTCCTTGGGCTCTTGACACACTCACGTCTTCTGCCGCACAAGACAGGCAGGCGACAGGCATGCGGGCAGGTGACAGGCATCTGTCCACCCCCACCCTAACCCTCACCCGCCACATCCACCATTCAGGCCCTAACTTACCCACCACGACCACCTCCTAAGGCCCTAACGCTCACCCCTGCCCCGTCCGTTCCCCACAGGCCTTGGGCTGCATTCTGTACCTGCTGTGTTTCCGCCAACACCCTTTTGAGGATGGTGCCCGGCTGCGCATCGTCAACGGAAAGTTCTCCATCCCGCCCGACGACACACGCTACACCGTCTTCCACGGCCTCATCCGTGAGTGGGCTCTCTGGGATGCTCCCTGGGGAGCTCCCCGCCCAGGCCCCTGTGGACatagtccctctgtccctctgtcctagGTGCAACGCTGAAGGTCAACCCCGAGGAGCGACTGACCATCACTGAGCTGGTCAATCAGCTGCAGGAGATTGCAGCTGCCCGTGGTGTGAACCCTCGGGCACCCGTCAGTGAGGTGGGGGGTGACCCTTGGGTGCCCATcagagagctgggggtgggggaggggagtgtgACCCTCAGGAGCCCATCAGagaggtgggtgtgtgtgtgtgtgtgtggggggtgacccTCAGGAGCCCatcagagaggtgtgtgtgggggggtgacccTCAGGAGCCCatcagagaggtgtgtgtgtgtgtggggggtgatccTCAGGAGCCCATCAGagaggtgggtgtgtgtgtgtggggggtgacccTCAGGAGCCCATCAgagaggtgtgtatgtgtgtgggggtgaccCTCAGGAGCCCATCAGAGGTGGGGTGGACCGAGACGAGGACCAACCCCAGGCCAAGGACTTGACTGCCAGTGTTTACCCCTTGCAGCTCCTGGAGCAGAACGGAGGTTACGGGAACATGCTCCCAACCCGAGGGTCTGTCCCCGCCGGGGGCACCCCCCACAGTGTCTGCAGTGGAAGTGAGTCCACAGGGCCCCCATGGTCTTGCTCTCAGCCTCCCCCCCAGAGCTGGATGGGCGGTGAGAGCGTCAGGTCCAAGTCGTGGGTGTCCACCCAGGCTGGGGCACCCCAGTCCTCCATTCTGCCTCAGTTCAGGACACCTGCCCTGCTGGCAGGGGTCAGACTGCCCCTCGGGTCCTGGGCCTCTCCCGCCCATGGGGTCACTTGGCTCCAGCTGTCCCGTGTGTGGCTCCCGGGGCCTGTGGTGGGGAGCCCCTGGGCGCAGTGCTGTGAGGCTGCATCCTGCGGCCTCCCTTCCCCAGACCTCACAGTGGCTGAGTACGAGCAGCCATACAGTGGCCTcctggacctgctgcggggcgGCACCGAGCGCCTCTTCACCAATCTCAAGGACACCTCCTCCAAGGTCATCCAGTCCGTGGCCAGGTGAGGGGTAGTATGGGGACCTGCACCTGCTACCTCCACCAACCCACCTTATTCACCTGCCTGCTTCCTGAGTCTGCTTCTTCTCTCCTGAGGCCCGGGGGTCAGGAGCTCATGGCAGGAGCTCCTGAAGGCCTCCTGGAGGAGGTTGTcggggcaggctgggggcagggggcaagcCAGGGCAGGCAGATGGGCTGGGGACGTTGGGGGGCAGGGGACCGGCCGCCCCTCACATCCACGCCCCTCACATCCACCTGAGCGAAGCACTGTCCAGAGCGCGCCCCCCGCCGGGCAAGGTCCGTGGGCCTCGGAGACCCTGGCCCCATCCCAGGCAGGGTCTTCTCTGTTGCAGCTACGCCAAGGGGGACCTGGACATCTCCTACATCACATCCAGAATCGCAGGTGCGCCCACCCATCTGCTGTTCCCTGTGGGgcgggtgggggcaggtggggccCATCCCTCATCAGCAGTGACGTCCTCAGCTCAGCTTCTCTCCTGGGCTGGAGCCCAGGGGGGTCGGGCTCTGTCACGTGGCCGTGGCAGACTGGGTCTGTGTCGTGTGGCATGCGGGCTGAGGGCCTCCTGACGCGGCTGTGTGGGGGCCGCCCGGCCCGTGCCGACCCCCAGTGATGTCCTTCCCGGCCGAGGGCGTGGAGTCggccatcaagaacaacatcgaGGATGTGCGGCTCTTCCTGGACGCGAAGCACGCCGGCCACTACACCGTGTACAACCTGTGCCCACGCACCTACCGCGCCTCGCGGTTCCACGACCGAGTACGtcctggggggcgggggcggcggtgTGGGGGTCTGCCCCCCCAAGGCGCACCCCCGGTGGAGCCTGGCTGAGCCCCCCATCCCCCAGGTGTCCGAGTGCGGGTGGACGCCCCGGCGGGCCCCCCAGCTGCACAAGCTGTACAGCGTCTGCCGGGACATGCACACCTGGCTGCGGCGGGACCCCAAGAACGTGTGTGTGGTGCACTGCGTGGTGAGCACCCCCCTCCCAGACCccaagaatgtgtgtgtggtgcACTGTGTGCTGAGAACCCCCTTCCCGGACCCCAAGAACATGTGTGTGGTGCACTGTGTGGTGAGCACCCCCCTCCCGGACCccaagaatgtgtgtgtggtgcACTGTGTGCTGAGAACCCCCTTCCCGGACCCCAAGAACATGTGTGTGGTGCACTGTGTGGTGAGCACCCCCCTCCCGGACCccaagaatgtgtgtgtggtgcACTACGTGGTGAGCACCCCCTCCCGGACCCCAAGAACGTGTGTGTGGTGCACTGCGTGGTGAGCTCCCCCCTCCCGGACCccaagaatgtgtgtgtggtgcACTACGTGGTGAGCACCCCGCCTCCTGGGCAGCCCTGCGGGCACCGACCACACCTCTTCTGCCAGTGCCCCAGAGTGGAGCCACtgctggggaggggtgggggggtgcctgGGCCCAAGGCGACCCCCCACAGCCTGTGAGCTCTGTGCCCCCCACCTGCCCCGGGGCAGCGTGTGACACGCCCCCCCCATGTCCCAGGACGGGAGGGCCACCTCCGCCGTGGCTGTCTGCTCCTTCCTCTGCTTCTGCCGCCTCTTCAGCACAGCTGAGGCCGCCGTGTACATGTTCAGCATGAAGCGCTGTCCACCTGGCATCTGGCCATCCCACAAACGGTACCTGCCTTCAGGGAGCTGGGGTGGCACCAGGCCAGGCTCGTGGAGAGACCCGGGCCACGGGGCTCCGGACTGGGTGGCCGGGAAGATGTGTGCATGGGGACAGGCTTATAGTCTTGGCCCGGCGTCCATGTGAGGACACGGTGGTTGGGGCCGACTCTAGCTCAAGGGCTGCTGGGAACTCACAGACAGATGGGACTCCTTCACCTGCAGACCGTGCTCCCATCAGATTGGGGGCAGGCGTGGACACCATCTAGAGCACACACACCCCTggagggacctgggttccagcccccactccccacctaaggggaagctttgtgggcagtgaagcagggctgtaggcatcTTCTGTGTCCGTAAAAGATGGATTTAGTCAGAGATGGGCGCTGATGGGTAGAAGAGCTAGGAGCATTGTTACTAGACATGTGAGACATCTCTGGGTTCTCTCTGCCGCGGCTTGGCTCTGCTCCGCTCTGGGCTGTGGCGGTGCTGGGGGCCGACCTGGGCTTGGCCCCAGCTCCTTCACCCCTGAGGGCATCCGCCAGCCATTTCAGACTGAAGGGAAAGTGGCGTCAGATTTGTGAGGTACAGTCCAGGCTGCCTCCAGGGACAGTGAAGTCCTGAGCACCTCTGGTGAAGCCAGCCTGAGGGTGGGCGCCCCTCTCGTGAGCGCAGGGGCGGCTGAGGTGCCCTTGGGGAGGCCGCTCCGTGTCCTGCTAGAGGCTCTGGAGACGGACGGACGGTATGGGCCAGCCTGACGCGGGCTCCCCCAGGTACATCGAGTATGTGTGCGGGCTCCCCCAGGTACATCGAGTATGTGTGCGACATGGTGGCGGAGGAGCCCATCTCCCCGCACGGCAAGCGGCTGCTGGTCCGCAGTGTGGTGATGGCTCCCGTGCCGCTCTTCAGCAAGCAGCGCAGCGGCTGCCGGCCCTTCTGCGAGGTGTATGTGGGTGACGAGCGCGTGGCCTCCACATCCCAGGAGTACGACAAGATGCGGTGAGCCCCCCACACGCTCAGGCCCAGGCGCGTGGCTTTGGGTGCTAGCAAACGGCGCCGCGTCCCctccccagggagttcaggatcgAGGACGGCAAAGCGGTCATCCCTCTGGGCGTCACCGTGCAGGGGGACGTGCTCCTGGTCATCTACCACGCGCGCTCCACGCTGGGCGGGAGGCTGCAGGCCAAGGTGAGCGCACGCCTGCCAGGCGCACGCACACACGGGGAATGCCCGCAGGGGGCACGCACACACAGGTAATCCCACACGGGGCATGCATACATGGGACACACACATGCGGGGCACACACATGCGGGGCACGCATacataggacacacacacacggggaacGCACATGGGGAACTCACACAGGGGGCATGCACACGGGGAGCGCACACGGGGCACACACACACGGGACATGCACACGGGGCACGCATACATGGGACACACGCACACGGGGAATACCCACGGGCACGCACACACGGGGGACACATACATGGGCACGCACACACAGGGAGCACACACACATGGGCACGCACACACAGGGTGTGCACACATGGGGAGCGCACACACGGGGAACGCATACATGGGCATGCACACGCGGGGCACACATACATGGGCATGCACACGGGGAGCACACACAAGGGGCATGCATACATGGGCATGCACACACAGGGCACGCATACATGGGCACACACACGGGGCACGCCCACGGGGCACACACACACGGGACACACACGGGGAGTGCACACAAGGGACACGTACACGGGGTACGCACACATGGGGAACACCCACAGGGGACACGCACAGCAGGACTGCAGGCCaacccctcaggcctcccccctgcagatggcctCCATGAAGATGTTCCAGGTCCAGTTCCACACCGGGTTTGTGCCGCGCCACGCAACAACTGTGAAATTTGCCAAGTATGTTGTCATCGGGTCCCTTCACCCGGTGCTCTCCTGGTGTCAAGAGGTCGAGGGAGCCAGAGGGAGGTGCAGCTGTCACTTTCCTGGACACAGAAGTCACCTGCGGGAGGAGCCCAAGATGGGCTGCCCCTGCTGTGGCTGCACACTGGCCGCCTTGGGTCCCTGCGCAGTTAGGAATGGAGCTCACAGGCAGCACTGTGAAGCGGCAGACGGGTCTCGGAGGCCCTGAGAGCTTCAGCTGcatgagctgtgctgtgctgcgaCTTACGGAACGCTGAATCAGACCCAGATAGCTGGAGCTGgtgctggggttgggggtgtcCCCAGATTCCTAGTAGCCTAAGAAGAGGCTTTCGCTTGGTCTTTAAATAGTGAgtgggagggggccaggcggtagtgcagcgggttaagcacacgtggcgtgaagcgcaaggacctgcttaaggagcccagttggagcccccagttccccacctgcaggtgggtcccttcacaaggggttgaggcgggtctgcaggtgtctgtctttctctccccctctgtcttcccctcctctctccatttttctctgtcctatctaaacaacaccagtaacaacaataataacaacaataaaacaaggacacaaaatgggaataaaataccctccaggagcagtggattggtggtgtaagccttgagccccagcagtaatcctggaggcaaaataaaaaaataaatgcatgaaTGAGGCCTTTGGTGGCCCAGCAGAGGTGGGAGGGGTCTCAGCATGTGGCTGCCTGGCTGGAAGCTACGCCTCCCCTCCACTTCGGGGTCAGGAAGCCATAGGGGATCATGGGCAGGCCCTGGGGGACTGGGAAGCTGGCAGGGGGTGTGCCTGAtagatcctgtgtgtgtgtgggggggtgctcaGGGCCAGGGAGCCCCGGGCTGCCCATGGGGGTGAGTGGGCCCAGCCAAGGGTCCACAGCTAGGGGAGCCTGGCACCCACTCCAGCAGCAGCCCAGAGCAGCACGAGCTGGGCCGGGAGTCTTCCCCTGCTGGCTCCAGtccagcccatgtccagcagcagCCCAGAGCAGCACAGGCTGGGCCGGGGAGTCTTCCCCTGCTGGCTCCAGtccagcccatgtccagcaggactTGCTCACAAACCCCATTGTGGGCTCAGCGCCAGGAGCAGGGCTCCCACCCGGGCTGTGTCCAGGGCCTGGTGGGCCTAAGGGGGGCGCGCCTGTCTGGCCTCCCGTGTACCCTCCGGGGTGCTGTGGGGGGCTGTGCTGTGAGGTTCCGGTAGCTGTAGGCTACCCCCTTTCTCAGGACAGTAGCCGGGCCATCCCTGTCGGCCATGCTCAGAGCGCCCCCTGCAGGTATGACCTGGACGCCTGTGATATCCAGGAGAAGTACCCAGACCCCTTCCACGTGCACCTGGAGGTAGAGGTGGAGCCCAGGGACGGGCCCGGCCGGGAGCCCCCTCCCTGGGAGAGTGGGGCCGTGCGGGCCCTGAACCCCAAGATCCTCTTCTCCAGCCGCGAGGAGCAGCAAGATATCCTGTCCAGGTTTGGTGAGCACTTCAGTCCTGCTCAGATGGGGTAGGAGCAGGCTGTGTAGACCAGTGCAcactccatctgcaggggcaggCCGTGTAGACCAGTGCAcactccatctgcaggggcaggCCGTGTAGACCAGTGCAcactccatctgcaggggcaggCCGTGTAGACCAGTGCAcactccatctgcaggggcaggCCATGTAGACCAGTGCACACACTGTCTCAGCTAGTGATACTGAGGTTATGTCTGAGGACTGCCCTGCTCCCTGTGGTCAGCTAACTGGCCAGGCCCTGGCCCAACCAGGCCCTGCTCTGGACCCCTGTGAGTCCTGCCTAAGggttttctttggatgtgcatgtGAAGGGAAGCAGGGGCCACCCAGAGGATCCTAGTGGCCAATAGCCGGGCCTCCCAGCATCAATTTCTGggcctgggctccccatctgtcTCCGCATCTCCCCGTCTgctccccgtcttcccctgcaGTCTGTTTGCATCTTGTCTGTTTTTTATAAGGGTCCATGTTGGAGCCTAGGCTCTTAGGTGGGGACCCAGACGTTCTGCtactgagccccccaccccaaaaagaCTCACCCCGAGGGCCAGCTGGGTGCTGCAGAGTCTGAGCCCTGTGTATGTGTGCTGCCACCCTGTATGCGTTTACTCATGTGTTTGAGTGTCCTCGCGTGTCCGTGTACCCTGCACGTGTTCTTGCATGTTCGAGAGAGTCCTGCGTGTGCACTGCTGTGAGTGGCTGCCCCAGCATCCCATGGCCTGACGCAGAGCTCTCCCTGCAGGGAAGCCAGAGCTCCCCCGCCAGCCTGGCTCCACCGCCCAGTATGAGGCTGAGGAAGGGTCTCCAGACACAGAGCCCCCCGAGTCAGACTCCCCACCCAGTAGCAACCCAGACGCCTCACACTTCCTGCACTCCCTGGATTGGCATGGTAGGGGCCCTCACGGGATGCCACGGGAGGCCCCATGCATGGGGCCGACACGTGGCGCTGGTGGGGTATGCCCTCCCAACTgcggcccccccgccccccccctgccccccccctgcCTCCTGCTGTCCCCTGTGGTACTGCCACACTGACCTCACTGGTTTTCTGCAGAGGAGAAGGAGTCGGAGTCGGGCAGTGAGAGCCATCTGGGCCCCGAGAGTCCGCCCATGGGGGCTGAGGGCAGAGGCCATCGGTCAGTCGAGGATGTGGCCACCACAGGTGGCAGCAGGGACGCAGAGGATGAGGATGACCCCGtagccagcccacaggagcccagtGTCCTCCTTGAGCTGGACTCACAGCCGGAGCCCCCACCACAGGACAGCAGCGTGGACCTCCTGGGGCTGCACACCGGGGGGGCTGCCCCACCCCCTGGGCAGGCCTGCGTGGCACCCCCCAGCAACGCGGACCTGCTCAGCTCCCTGCTGGGGGCACCCTCTCACGAGGATGCCCCTGCCAGCCTGCTGGGGGGCGAGTCCCCCCTGCTCCTGGCCAACCCCACACACCCCCTGGGTGCCCAGAGCACCCCCCGAGAAGGGCCCTCTGCAGCGGCTTCTCAGCACTCCCTGCCACTGAGTATGTGCACCTGTGGGCCGGTAGGGCTGAGGTCAGGGATTGTGGCAGCCAGCCCACCCACTTCACCCCTGCTTCTTTCTCCACAGGCGACCCATTTGACCCTCTCCTGCTGGCCCCCCGCCTGGACCCTCAGCCTGACCTCTTTGGCGACTTCTTGAGTTCCGACTGTCCAGCAGGCCCACCCCCCTTCCCATCTACCCACAGTGCCCCGCCCCCTGCCTGCAGTGACTTCCTGCACCTGGGTAGGGGTGCCCCTGCCTGAgctggggggcagga is part of the Erinaceus europaeus unplaced genomic scaffold, mEriEur2.1 scaffold_1038, whole genome shotgun sequence genome and encodes:
- the LOC103128180 gene encoding cyclin-G-associated kinase isoform X1; translated protein: MYRTPEMVDLYSNFPIGEKQDIWALGCILYLLCFRQHPFEDGARLRIVNGKFSIPPDDTRYTVFHGLIRATLKVNPEERLTITELVNQLQEIAAARGVNPRAPVSELLEQNGGYGNMLPTRGSVPAGGTPHSVCSGNLTVAEYEQPYSGLLDLLRGGTERLFTNLKDTSSKVIQSVASYAKGDLDISYITSRIAVMSFPAEGVESAIKNNIEDVRLFLDAKHAGHYTVYNLCPRTYRASRFHDRVSECGWTPRRAPQLHKLYSVCRDMHTWLRRDPKNVCVVHCVDGRATSAVAVCSFLCFCRLFSTAEAAVYMFSMKRCPPGIWPSHKRYIEYVCDMVAEEPISPHGKRLLVRSVVMAPVPLFSKQRSGCRPFCEVYVGDERVASTSQEYDKMREFRIEDGKAVIPLGVTVQGDVLLVIYHARSTLGGRLQAKMASMKMFQVQFHTGFVPRHATTVKFAKYDLDACDIQEKYPDPFHVHLEVEVEPRDGPGREPPPWESGAVRALNPKILFSSREEQQDILSRFGKPELPRQPGSTAQYEAEEGSPDTEPPESDSPPSSNPDASHFLHSLDWHEEKESESGSESHLGPESPPMGAEGRGHRSVEDVATTGGSRDAEDEDDPVASPQEPSVLLELDSQPEPPPQDSSVDLLGLHTGGAAPPPGQACVAPPSNADLLSSLLGAPSHEDAPASLLGGESPLLLANPTHPLGAQSTPREGPSAAASQHSLPLSDPFDPLLLAPRLDPQPDLFGDFLSSDCPAGPPPFPSTHSAPPPACSDFLHLGDLPAESGKMTASASHPDLLGTWDTWAEAPPVGAEAPLFPPGGQSAPPGPPTNWTKCQNLDPFADLGDLSSGLPGGSSQQISRPPAQPPQSKLPPKASVQPRPSYTTFSVIGGREERGVRTPSFGEACGHDRGCLGPHRAQKPRVSESDFEDLLSNQGFSSRADRKLPRTIAQMRRQEQARGSDPLKLKLQDWTEGKERNIRALLSTLHTVLWEGESRWTPVGMADLVTPAQVKKQYRRAVLVVHPDKATGQPYEQQARLIFMELSDAWAEFESQGSRPLF
- the LOC103128180 gene encoding cyclin-G-associated kinase isoform X2, coding for MYRTPEMVDLYSNFPIGEKQDIWALGCILYLLCFRQHPFEDGARLRIVNGKFSIPPDDTRYTVFHGLIRATLKVNPEERLTITELVNQLQEIAAARGVNPRAPVSELLEQNGGYGNMLPTRGSVPAGGTPHSVCSGNLTVAEYEQPYSGLLDLLRGGTERLFTNLKDTSSKVIQSVASYAKGDLDISYITSRIAVMSFPAEGVESAIKNNIEDVRLFLDAKHAGHYTVYNLCPRTYRASRFHDRVSECGWTPRRAPQLHKLYSVCRDMHTWLRRDPKNVCVVHCVDGRATSAVAVCSFLCFCRLFSTAEAAVYMFSMKRCPPGIWPSHKRYIEYVCDMVAEEPISPHGKRLLVRSVVMAPVPLFSKQRSGCRPFCEVYVGDERVASTSQEYDKMREFRIEDGKAVIPLGVTVQGDVLLVIYHARSTLGGRLQAKMASMKMFQVQFHTGFVPRHATTVKFAKYDLDACDIQEKYPDPFHVHLEVEVEPRDGPGREPPPWESGAVRALNPKILFSSREEQQDILSRFGKPELPRQPGSTAQYEAEEGSPDTEPPESDSPPSSNPDASHFLHSLDWHEEKESESGSESHLGPESPPMGAEGRGHRSVEDVATTGGSRDAEDEDDPVASPQEPSVLLELDSQPEPPPQDSSVDLLGLHTGGAAPPPGQACVAPPSNADLLSSLLGAPSHEDAPASLLGGESPLLLANPTHPLGAQSTPREGPSAAASQHSLPLSDPFDPLLLAPRLDPQPDLFGDFLSSDCPAGPPPFPSTHSAPPPACSDFLHLGDLPAESGKMTASASHPDLLGTWDTWAEAPPVGAEAPLFPPGGQSAPPGPPTNWTKCQNLDPFADLGDLSSGLPGGSSQQISRPPAQPPQSKLPPKASVQPRPSYTTFSVIGGREERGVRTPSFAQKPRVSESDFEDLLSNQGFSSRADRKLPRTIAQMRRQEQARGSDPLKLKLQDWTEGKERNIRALLSTLHTVLWEGESRWTPVGMADLVTPAQVKKQYRRAVLVVHPDKATGQPYEQQARLIFMELSDAWAEFESQGSRPLF